The nucleotide window tataaaaaagatataCATATCGGTTATGCTCCAttaatttgatgaataaattaaaaatttaaagatgggTGAGAGCATACAACAAGCTCATGCTCGTGTTCTAGAAGATCATGTCAAGAAGGTAGAAATGCCTATTGTGGATGTTAGCAGAGTGGATTTTATATGGCCTTCACATAACTATTTGAAGGCTGTTGGTCCTACCTCCAGAGCTCTCTTTAGGTTGTAGATCAATGGCCCATGTAACCAATAAAAACTAAGTGTAGAAAATAGTTGGCAGTATTTAAGGTTTGTGCGTATATCAGATACTTTCTTTCCTGGCATCCTCAAATATTAATTAGCAGTATTTTTATCACTCAATACATAGTTTTGGCTGTTGACCTAATGTCTGAACAGGCAGATGGAACCTACACACATAACATTGAAAATTTGGTTGGTAAAGTATGTGCACTAGCTCGTGAGAAAGGGGACGAACATCAAAGGCTCTGCTTAAGGGCATCAAGCTTGCAATGCCTCTCAGCCATGGTAGTTTTATAGTTTGATTTTCTCCTTCGATGTTTCTTATTACCAGGATCAGGAAGacagttttctataaaattaatttgtggTATCTATTTCCCATCATGACTCGTTTAATAGCTTTAAAATATATGAGCCATTAATCGCCAGTTGTTTTGGAACTGGAAGATTGGTTGTTTGATAATTTTCTCCCTCGGCAGGTGTGGTTTATGGCACAGTTCTCGCACatgtttgttgattttgatgAGGTTAGTTCTTTTGATTTAGTTTTTTCAAAGCCATTTAATGATTCTATTAGATTTTTGTTAGATTCAACAAACTCTTGCAGAATTGAGGGGTTTTATTAACATTGaagtattacaatatttttccaaatgttGTCTAAACTCGTAGGATTGCAACATAATGACCAAATGAAAATCGTAGTTTGATTTTATACTGAAATTCATATCATTATGTTTCATTCATATagttatatttcatttatatcattatatttcaAACAAGTATTACTCAAAATGGACACAGGTGGCATTTAAAATCCTagaattttaactttcttatgAGATGATGAACATTCAACTGGTTATCCAGATGCCTTTGAATTAAGTCCACTTAAATTGCACTAAATTTTTCAAAGGAgtggagaaagagagattgctttctcattattctttcctttcattttaattttcagtTAATTTTAGAGGCTGGTTTTGATGTCAATTCTCACCTACTAAGACTAAAGGCCAATTGGTCGATTGATAATAATCTGAGACAGTGATGAACTCAGTTGGTacttcacatttttttccaACATTCTCCACCAGGGTTATTAATTGGATCAAGATGATGTGATGCCTTGTGAGAGGAAACTTTCCTGTCTTTTTGACAGTTCTAGTACTCTTCTAGTTATTGTATCGAAGTGTATACTGTACATCATTATAAGTTTTGCCTAGCACTGCATTCTGCAATCTTTAGTGCTGCATATGCTTCTTTTTGTGTTTCACTTGTTTTGCCGTACTAAATTCTGCAGTCTTTTTTTTGCTCATTCCTTGCTTTTGTGTTTCACTTAATTGTTCCAGTTTGTTGTAGTTCTGGTGTTGAATTTTAACTTCTTGATATATCCATGCTGCAGATTGTATATGGCACTTTGGATAACTATGAGCCTGATACTCATACAGAAGGTGATGTTGAGAGAGGGGAGGCACGTCATAATTGGGTGGAGGAAGTAATTAGATGTGAGGGCAGAGGCGGTGTTGTTGCAAGTTGTGATACTAGCCCTAGCTGGCTGATCGTGAGGCCACGACCAGAAAAAAAGGATCCTTCTCTTTTGACAAGGTAGTAAATATTCGAGAGCCTGTGATTTTAACTATTTATGGGAATTTGCTCTTCAATTAGTCTgacttcgatttttttttttttcatttacttcCCTTTGACCAATATCTTGCCTTTATTATAGAGAAGAGATCGAGACCCCAAAAGTATGGGCACAAATTTGTATCCAAAGAATGGTTGAATTAGCCAAGGAGAGCACAACAATGCGCAGGGTACTGgatccaatatttatttattttgattctgGACAGCACTGGGTGCCTCGGCAAGGGCTTGCTGTGATGGTTTTGTCCGACATGTCATACTTCATGGAGAGTTCAGGTATCTTGATCCTCCTTTGGCTTCTTACTCAATACgtgttatttatattatattaatctttAATGTATTGTATTTGGGTTTGAAATTCAAACTATCTAACATTTTgtggatttctttttctttttcctctctcttcccCTCTTTTCAAAAGAGTAGGCTGCAAAAATGTTTATTggtggaatatatatatatatatatatatacatatataggcATTTAGTTTTATCTGTCTACTGTGCGAGTATTTTGCtaatgtttctttttatttcaggGAACCAGCAGCTGATTTTAGCTTCTTTAATACGTCATCTGGATCACAAAAATGTTGCACATGACCCCCAACTCAAATCTTATGTCATTCAAGTCGCTACTGCTTTAGCTAGGCAAATTAGATCAGGAACTTCACTGGCAGAAATTGGATTCGTCTGTGACCTGTGCAGGCATTCAAGGAAAAGTCTTCAAGCCACAGTTGAATCAGTTGGTGAGCAAGAGTCCAACAAAAATATCTTACTGCAGAATTCCATTGAAGACTGTTTACTCGAAATTGCTAAAGGGGTAAGTTTGATACTTTGCTGTATGTTGTTGCTGCTTTGTGCTTCCAGTTTAACAAAATGTGTTGTTGTCTTTCTTAGATTGGTGATGCACGACCACTATTTAATCTGATGGCAATAACGCTGGAGAAGTTGCCATCTGGAGTTGGTTCCAGAGCAACCATTGGATCATTGATGATTCTTGCTCATGTCATCTCAGTAGCATCGGCCTCTTCACGTTCTCAACAGGTGAGAGGAgggaaattatttaatatcctCTCCAGAGGTTTTCTATTCACTGATGTTCAATTTAATGACCTCTGATTACATATTTTGACTatcatacttcatacataaggTAGAAAAACTGATGGAGTGGATAGTGATTGGATGTAACTTGCATGCACTAAATTTTGTTATGgttacttataaataaattatgttctGTTATTGTTTCAATCGAGCtcttcttgggaaatggttgtggcggtatAATATGGAAAGGGAAGCTTTAAGGAAGTTGGTGATTGACTTCAAGTATGGGGTTTTgttgggaggggggggggggggggtggggtgTGGAGCACTAGGGAGGTACAAGGGGTTTATGGAATGGGAGTCTTGAAGCACATAAGACGAGGTTGGGGGGTTTTTGCTCGACACACTAGAATGTAACCGGAGACGgatctagaataaaattctggTATGACTTATGGTGAGATAGAGCCCTTAAGGACACATTCCTTACAGTTTTCAGGATTGCACATGAAAAAGAAGCATCAGTGGCTAACCTCATGGAGATGTCTGGTGGCTTAGTCCAATGGAATGTGAGCTTTATTAGGGTGGCCTGTGATTGGGAAGTTGGCAGCtttttggattttttcaaactcctGTACTCGATGAGATCGAGTGCTCAAGGGACTGACAGTTTGTGGTGGGTACCCACTAGAAAAAGGTACATTTTCTGTTTATTCCTTCTACAAGTCCCTCACACATCCGCAGAATAATCACTTTCCATAGAGAAGGATTTGGTGAAATAAGGCGCCTCCCAAGGCGGTATTTTTTGCTTGGATAGCTTCTTTGGGTAAGATTTTGACGATGGATAATTTACTGAAACGCAGGGTGATTATAGTGGACTGGTGCTGTATGTGCAGAAAAAGAAAGTTGTGAGACTGTAGATCAtcttttattgcattgtgaggttgcaAAGCATTATGGGATGATGTCTTTAGAAGGTTAGAGCTAGCCTGGGTTATGCCTTCTATTGTGGTCAACCTTCTGGCTAGTTGGAGGAACCTGGGCGGTTTTCACAAATCAcagttgtgtggaagatggttcctatttgtattCTATGGTGCCTATGGAAGGAATGGAATGATTGGACTTTCGAAGACAAGGAACACTCATTGGAGGAGATTATATTACTCTGTTAAAACTTTATTCCTAGGGCTAAAGCTGTAGATTTCAATGGCCTAGACTTTCATGACTTTTTGGTTTATATTTCTTCCTCCTAACTAGGTTTTACCTCTTGTATACCCCTTGTGTActttggctatgcctattctcattaatataatcgtttacttatacaaaaaaaactTGTCTGAAGATTCTGAAGCGGAATGTTATATGGTCGAGGTGTTAGAAAGCTATATTATCCAGGGGTTGTGAGGTTGACTGTTATACGTATTGAggtacaatttttcttttttctttggggCTCACCctgttaaattatttaattttttcatgtaggtttTTCCAGAAGGCCTTCTTGTTCAACTGTTGAAGGTGATGCTACACCCAGACATAGAGGCACGAGTTGGAGCGCACCAGATATTTTCTGCTCTTTTAATTCCAATCTCTAACCATCAACGACATGAAGTTGCTTCTCTTACAAGTGGTTTTCTACACCAACCGAGGAGATGGCACTCAAATCCTGCATCTGCATCGATTAAAGCTTTACTTGAAAAGCTACGGAGAGAAAAAGATAGCATCAAAGTGGAAAAAATTGGAAGTAATTTTCATGATGATCTTAAAGAAAGGGACATTGTTGAAGATGACTGGAAACAGGGGCGCGTCCACAAGAATTCCCCCAATGTTTACAAAATTAGCTGTATTATTGACAGAACTGCTGGGTCAACCAGTTTGTCGGATGCTGTAAGCATAATTTTCACTTCCATAAATGGGTTGTTTTTGGGTGGCATTATAGATCTTTTCCATTTATACACGATTCTTAACAAATTTGGTCTATGATTGGCGCAGGAACCGCATATTATGAAGTTTAGTGAGGAGCAATTAGTGCAATTGCTGTCTGCCTTCTGGATGCAGGCCAGTCTTCCGGATAATTTACCTTCAAATATTGAAGCTATTGCTCATTCTTTTGTATTAACACTTATTTCATCAGGCTTAAAGGTGAAGTTCATACTTAAATACAGTACTTGCTTGggtattttttcatcaattctTTTCTCCTAACATATCTCTTGCTTCTTATTCTCCCATTCACTTCTGGCTTGTCAGAGAGACCATGCTAATTGTTAATTGAATGAGGGCATAGCCTGGATAATTTAGTTTAATGACTATATCTCAAATAAATGATGTGCAGAACTCAAATGACAACCTTGTGGTCCGATTCTTTCAGCTTCCTCTGTCTCTCAGGAATACATCCATGGATCCTAACAATGGTATGACAGTAGAGTTTCACGAGTAGACTTTTCATTTTGGTATGTTAAAATGATCTATTGATATATGTTTCTGTTTTGGTAGGTATGTTGTCTCCAGCATGCCAAAGATCTATCTTTGTATTATCGACAGGCATGTTGATGTTTGCAgctaaaatatatcacattccTGATCTGAATGATTTCCTCAAGTCATCAGTTCCATATGATGTGAGTTATGTTTGTGGCATGCTTTCTGGGTGGGTGGTTGCGTTAGGGCTTGGGGTGGTCTCTGTGGTTAAAACTGCTGATATTGTTTGttatctaataaaaaacttGTCTTCGACAAGTTCAGGTTGATCCTTATCTGGGTATTAACGATGACCTGCAAGTATATGTAAAGCCTCAGGCAGATATCAGAGAGTATGGATCTGTTGCTGATAATCAACTTGCTGCATCATTGCTCTCTGAATTACGGAGCAAGGTATACAAATCTGACAATGTCATAATGGACATTTTAGTTCAGAGTCTGTCTAGCATTACTGAGGTATGACATTTTATCCAGAACCCCCTCcccctcctctccctctctctctctctctgatctgttTTTTTCTGCTTGTAAAGCTGGAGGCAGATGCCCTGACTGAGCAACTGTCAGAATTATTCACACCTGATGATGCATTCATGTTTGGCCCACAATCAATACTTGAATTTGACCACAATCAAATGGTTCCCCATTCCAAGAAATCGTTGTCGTTTGATGGGGTAAGCTCTTTATGATCATTTTAATGCTATTTTGAGCAATGACCTTGCAAGGAGCTCATTGCTTTCTGACAACTCTCCTCAGCtttagttggaaaaaaaaaagattgatagGTGAGGGTGTGTGGTATTGTTTAGATGCTATGTAAATATGTGGAAGTGATGAATTTATATTCAGAAATTAGCTCATCCTTGGAGAGAAGAGTAAACAAAGATGTTGCAGTACACCAACCCTACCATCCACTGCTCATCGCAGTCAAATGGTTTCCCATTCCAAGAAATCACTATAGTCACTATCTAGTCTTTGTTTGCTTATGGTGTAGGATTTTCCAACAAATTCATTAGTTGAGGATGATGCTAGAAGTGAAGCATCCGTTGCTGACCTATCTCGGTTCATACCCAAAATGCCATCTTCACCGTCTATGTCCCATATCATCAGCATTGGACAGCTTCTGGAATCGGTAACCTCCCCTTCTCTTTTTGTGTCTGTGAAAAGCGCATATGCAAGAAGATGCTAAAACAAGGTTGTATTAACTTCCTGAATTtccataatattatttatggaAAGACTAGTCTGAAAAAGGAtctatctaataaaaaatattgaaaatatcaaGACTGACTGCCCTATCTGTTAAAATACTATGTATTGCAAATTGTTCAATATGCTTTTGTTTATTAGGCAATTTGTGTGATGATTCCTATATGTCATCCTATGTGTAAGAGAgttgaagtaattttttttgttggttagAAATAGTGTATCTTCATTTTAGTAATCGATGTGCAAGATGCCTAGATCTGTCGATGAAAATTATTCGCCTACTAAATTATGGTGCTTTCAGGCACTTGAAGTGGCTGGGCAAGTGGCAGGAACATCTATGACTACATCGCCCCTCTCGTACAACACCATGGCTAGCCAGTGTGAAGCCCTTGGCACAGGCACAAGGAAGAAACTCTCCAATTGGTTGGCCCATGAAAATCACCAAAGTAGAGTGGTTGACAAATCGTTTCCTGCATTTCTTGCAGATGGACACTTGGCACTCAAAAAGGTTAGCCTTCGACACAACATGTTAACTCCCTTTGGACTTTCCACATAAATCccagaatttattattataaagggAAATTCATATAGAAACATCTTGTGTTTATCTTCAATTTGATATAAAGGCCCAAGTTTTCACTTGATGCTCTCCAGACTCAATTTATGATcagatttttcttaaacttttcttttgttaattttcttacatttttttttaatcttttggtTTTACCAAATTTTACAGGTCCgtgggttcttttttttttttttttccttgtaactttgttattttttacaaGTTAGACTCGAAAAATACCTATTGGTTtaccctttttattttatttttttatattttggttttacTACTTTCACACCTTAGTGGTTTCTTATATACTTCAAGTTCTACTCATTAATGCTTTCTTTCCTTaccctttcattttttatttttagtcgtCATAGTTGACGGAATGCTTGACGAAGACAAGGTTATGAGAATcttgaatttagtaatttggaaGGTTAAATAGTAGCAAATAACTTGCTTGACACTTATTAAAAATTAGTTGCAAATAACTTGGTATTAATCATTTGAGCTTTGCGACAAGAGTTTCTATGTTTTATCAGTTATTTTCTGTTAATACCATTCTTAATCAATTCTATCATGTAGGTAACAAGTAGCGTTGGCCCCCCTGCTCAGGGAAATGTGTTGCCACAGGACCCATGGTTGGCAATGAGGCTGCCTCCTGCCAGCCCATTTGACAACTTCCTCAAGGCAGCTGGATCAGCTAGGTGTTAGAAGAGAAGCCACACATTCTTTCTGGTGATAGTTGTCTTGTAAAAGTCTTAGGCAGCAATTAGGATTAGTAGCTTAACCTTTGATTTAAACTCAGATCATTTGTGGGCTTCCATGTCAGTTCATTAATTCTTGTATGCACAATGTACTCTTTGTTCTTAAAATGTGTTGGTGCAGCATAGCTTGTGAGCTTCCATGTCAGTTTATTAATCCTTCTATCTGTCATTTCTCCTTGGACTTGCTTTGTTTCTTATTGGATTGAGATTTCCTACAATTTTTTTGATCCAATCACTTTAAAaacttggagagagagagacatagcAAGTGGACTACTGTATTAAACGTCAGCAATGTGGACTCCAAcatgaataatgttattatgTCGACTCATtgtcttcttttcattttgaccGTTTATATATTGAATTCTTTTTAGttactgattaaggaagtgactattagtttattgatatatattttttattttttttaaatatttaaatatattaaaaaatgtaaagaaaaaaagaaaaaaatacgaAGATAAATTTGTACTAGTGGGCACGCCCAATAGTCAAAGCTGGGCGATAAATTTGTACTAGTTTACATATTGTTTATTTCTGCGAATTGTAGAAAGtatttatgttaaaattatAGGAGATCTCGAGGCATCTCTTTTCCTAATTGTACGTCATTTCATGTGTGACGTGTGGTGTAAGAATAGGAATGAGaggtagaatttttctatactaaattactaataccaACATCTTGGTGGGCCGGGGCAAGCAGCAATTGATAGCCTTAGGCATTTTTACTCGACTTTGCATACATCGGGTGATACAACTGGAGAACCATATAATATAGGGCTATATTTTAAGCCCAAATTATGATAGCGGTGGAGGCAATGGTAACGGTCATATTTGAAATCCAAATAAATGCAAATTTTGTTTGAGCAACACTTGGAACGATTGGTCCCTTTTCAAGTAGCACTGTTCACCCGGCCCAAATTCAAGCCTTCTGACCCGGCCCTAAACTGTCGGATTTCCGACCCGATTTATTCAAGAGTGCAATTCTAtttcaaaggttttttttttttttttgttgggtgaAGATGAAGATTAAAGGAAATCTTTATGGCCAATTTTCAGCAGATATAGATTGCAGACCGTTTCTTATTGAACCGATTTGAGTAGAAGAGTTAAAAGTCAAAATAAGTAGCGTGCAAGGGCGGCACTCCTAAATATTGCCAATTTTGTTGTCAAGCCTCTGTGAATCTGTTCAAAGCTTTCACAGAAGCCTTTCCTTTAGGTCAAGGAACTATGAAAATGTAAAACTTAACTAAGCAAGAAGATAAAAGAATTTAAGAACCCTAGTTCttgcaataatatatatatatatgtgtatatatgtatgtatatgtatatatattgctagCCTCCATGGCATGTGAACCTTTTCTAGTTAACTGGAGGAAAATTCAGAAACACATATGgaacttattttttcttaatttgaagATGCAACAACACGAAATAAAAGCATGCTTCAAGAGGGTAAACTTGTTAGACATGCACGAAAACATGCGAGAAAAGCCATTACATGACTCAATAATCATGTATACAGACATCTTGGAGAAAGAAAGACAACTAGTCTAGGAAAGTTGCTCCTCAAGAGCTAGATCCTCAATCATGTTCCCATGGTTGAAAGGATCGAATGCTTGGATTTCAGAACACTTGCTAGGCAGTACTATGGGGCCAAGACCCTGCTGCTGCTCAAGTGAGTGTGTAGTAGTCATGGGATATTTACGTGCAATCACAACCGAATTAATAACCTCATCGGTTGGATGAAACACTGAAAGAACCTCGAATCCAACAAGATCGGACGAATCAACCACCGGATAGAGAAAAGCCCTAGCACCATGTGCACTCCTTAGCATCAAAAGAGCTCCTGGCGCCATGTACTTGGCGAAATGATCTATGACTCGGACCTTGTCCTCCTTGTCCATGCCCACTAGAGCTGCCAAGAAAACAACTTCAAAATCTTTTAAAGCAGTTGTTACATTCATTATATCAGTGGTATGGAAGAACATTCTTTTTGACAAGTCAGGATCAGATGAAACTAAACTAACGGCCTTTGAATTGGCTAAGGGGTCAATATCATAATTGTGAAAGGTGGAGGAGGTGAGGTGATTAGATGCCAAGACAATAGATGTAAGGGGAAGGGGACCAGAGCCCACAAAGGCAATTTTGTTAGGGACATTTTTGGTGCAGTGTTGGGAAAGGATGTTGAACTCAAGGAGGCTAAGCTTGAGGTAATTAGAATGGTAAGGAAAGATATCAAGATGGTCAAGTGGTTTCTGATATGAGCCCAAAATGGTAGAGTAATGGATCTCCAATAGTCCCTCAGCCTCCCCACAAAGCCTAATCAGCTTTGACCTGATTTCTTGCACCCTTTTGCACAGCTTGGTTACATCAATTGGAGTTGGTGGCATGCATGTGAACACAAGTTGGGTGAAGAGCATGTTGACATCTTTGGAGGGTTTGAGACTCTCGAGGTTTGAGATTTGCTCAAACAAATTGCAGACTTGTTGAACCAAAGGCTCTTCCTGGCAACCCATGTCGACACTATGAGGTAATAGGAGAGGCTCCAAGGAAAAGGATAATCGAGTTATGATAAAAACTTGAGAGCAAGTTACAACGTCCTGTCCTCTGATGGAGTCATTATTTATGGGCGGTGGTTGGGCCCACATGGCACAGAGGGTTGGCTTTGTTATTATGTTTCGAGAACCGCTACAgacataaagaaattatataaactaAACCTACAAATTGACGTAACTTTATAGAATCTGtgatatctattttataataaaaataattttacaatctgacataccacatcaaataatatcaatttgtgaatttacttttgtgtaatacctttataactaaaatattttctttacatttctAATGCGATAACGTCACTACAAGGGAAAACACTTTTCCCAGCGATTCATTATCCCTGGGACTACTCACAAAATCGCTGGCAAATACCTCACCCAGTgatttaaaaatcgctgcaagTTTGTCGGTATTAAAGTCCCACTTTAGATCTACTCCAACGGAACCCAAAACTCGCCGCTACATATTTTTATTCCCAGCAAATAATATTTGCCGCCCATATTGCATTTAATCGCTGCAAAGTCAAGATACGATTCAATTCTTAAAAGTTGGAAAAGATTAATTCCAACGATTAATTTCTGTCgctaaaagagagaaaatcgcTGACAATTATATTTCCCAGCGACGTTTTCAAATCACTGTAATATAAACGCATTTACTATAATTATGTTAGATACTACATTCTCATTTTGCTCTTACCTCATTGAGTTGATGTATTCTTCATCAACTACTAAAGAAACTAgtatcaattaaaaaaacaaattcaagtgTTAATATATAATGTCACGTCAACACaataagataagaaaaaaacCAACGCGTCGTATATAACATTTTCctatttgaaatattaataataggGATACAACTTCAACCCTTCTAAGcaacatttcttcttctccatcctTCATTACAATGTCCCATCTTCAAGCTCTTCGATTACGACTACATAGGCAATTGTTTCCTGTCTTTTCCCTTCACATCTCACGCATGCTTTTActttagttataatttttagaacATGTTTGGTTTAAGCtcacaaaaataagaaacaagatGAAAATACTCTTGTTCAATATACTTTTTGttaatgttattaaaaaatttcatagggtaacaataaatattgtaagaccAACTTtgtgtctatatttttttttaaaaaattcttctcatcaactAATATTCACTACCGCACATTCCACATCATACGGAAAAAATAGCTATAACCTATAGATAGGTGTAGGCTGTGggagtgaatagtgactaatgtataatatttcttttttttaaaaaaaaaactctattctCAAACGATGTAAGAACACATCTACGAAAGTGATTACATGACATAACTTGAtttgtaagataaattttaaaatttaaatcttacaaattaaatcttatcatttaaatgatcTGAACGATATACTCTAcacatcaatttaaaaataaaataactcatatttttttcacttgagatccttaattttaaataaaaatttgaaagaatatgaTCGTTCATAATTATCAGCATCACTCCGTTCACACTAGCTGGCCAATAGCCAATTTAATTAATACCAAGAGTACCCCCACGTACGTCCATCTAATTTAGCCAATGATCGTCATGAAAACTTGTtcaaacttaataaataaattgatgcaGTTTACGTACACTCTATTTGCACTTCATTGGCTCACAAGTCACATGTCTCGATTCCTTTCATATTATCCTTTCactttgtttattatatatacatgatgctAATTTTAGTGTTTAGAGCATGGCAATGGCCATTGTCAATTTCATGAAATTTTGGCTAAATTTTTGAGAATTTACATTGGACTAatcattttaaagtcaaaataataatataatattatatattttaataattttttttatttatattttataaatacacttcatatattaattaataatttaatttttattatcaaaacaaattatttaacatgaagaaaaaaggaaaataaaaagaagagaaaggaaaggaCGGGAGAGAAGAGATGTGAGAGTGagtgagaaaattgaaaatactttttaataaaatattcttttagtAGGTGAACAGTAACTCACCTAATATGACTTTAGTTTTTCATTTACTGAAactcataatttgatttgaagtgATTAAGTTAGTCTAATGCAactgattttgaaaaattttagtcaaaatttgaacttGACTGGCTATGGCAGTGCTCTTAGAGCAACTAAATTCTCAACacctacattaaaaaataagaatggaGGTGTTGAGAGTTTTCTACCCAAAACACGTAAAATTAATCTTACAACATTTAATATTATGATTCGTAAAATCCAcgtaaataacaataaatattaattatatgataaatttcaTGCATGTATCCATTTTTCTCATAATTGAGTAAAACTTAGGACAAAAACTTCAAGAGATCCTAATCTATATCTAAATAAAAACCCTAAACAAGTGTGGCGTGATAGAATGCAAACATTACATGTATaccatcttttattttaacacttttattttattattttattttttattttttagggcATCTTTGAATCATAAAGGGAGGACACTTTTCAAAAGCTAAAAGGTCGATGGCCTCCATAATGTTGACACTTGCACGTcttgaaactttttattttcattcttctGAACTCAAGATAAGTGATCTGGATGGTATACCCTTTAAATTTGATAGTGCAATTatggttttatttctttttatttatttttttgagactTTTCCCTCAACTTCAACAGTTTAAccgaagaaaaaatctattcatcatctcaactctcatcatcctcccatcatctcatgaagtgacattaaatgataggtttataaataaaatataataaataatttccaatcacCTAATGTCACATTATAGGATGATGGAaggatgatgaaaattaaaatgttaagtagcattactcattcagatgatttataaataataataataaaataataaataatttgtaaataataataaactgtttataaataataataaataataataaaacagtcTATACTATCTTCGAAGATTTTTGCTCTGTATCAAAAGTTCCTGCATGCAAGTTTTAGAGAGAACTATTGATTTGGGAATTGAGGGGGTAGACTATAGGGTTCAAAatgttctattttcttttc belongs to Juglans regia cultivar Chandler chromosome 8, Walnut 2.0, whole genome shotgun sequence and includes:
- the LOC108987756 gene encoding protein SEMI-ROLLED LEAF 2-like isoform X2, with the translated sequence MGVISRKIFPVCGSMCVCCPALRSSSRQPVKRYKKLLSEIFPKSPDGHPSERKIAKLCEYAAKNPFRIPKIAKYLEERFYKELKYEHIKFINIVVETYSKLLGICKEQMACFAVSLLNVVTGLLDNSKQDAMKIIGCQTLTRFIYSQADGTYTHNIENLVGKVCALAREKGDEHQRLCLRASSLQCLSAMVWFMAQFSHMFVDFDEIVYGTLDNYEPDTHTEGDVERGEARHNWVEEVIRCEGRGGVVASCDTSPSWLIVRPRPEKKDPSLLTREEIETPKVWAQICIQRMVELAKESTTMRRVLDPIFIYFDSGQHWVPRQGLAVMVLSDMSYFMESSGNQQLILASLIRHLDHKNVAHDPQLKSYVIQVATALARQIRSGTSLAEIGFVCDLCRHSRKSLQATVESVGEQESNKNILLQNSIEDCLLEIAKGIGDARPLFNLMAITLEKLPSGVGSRATIGSLMILAHVISVASASSRSQQVFPEGLLVQLLKVMLHPDIEARVGAHQIFSALLIPISNHQRHEVASLTSGFLHQPRRWHSNPASASIKALLEKLRREKDSIKVEKIGSNFHDDLKERDIVEDDWKQGRVHKNSPNVYKISCIIDRTAGSTSLSDAEPHIMKFSEEQLVQLLSAFWMQASLPDNLPSNIEAIAHSFVLTLISSGLKNSNDNLVVRFFQLPLSLRNTSMDPNNGMLSPACQRSIFVLSTGMLMFAAKIYHIPDLNDFLKSSVPYDVDPYLGINDDLQVYVKPQADIREYGSVADNQLAASLLSELRSKLEADALTEQLSELFTPDDAFMFGPQSILEFDHNQMVPHSKKSLSFDGDFPTNSLVEDDARSEASVADLSRFIPKMPSSPSMSHIISIGQLLESALEVAGQVAGTSMTTSPLSYNTMASQCEALGTGTRKKLSNWLAHENHQSRVVDKSFPAFLADGHLALKKVTSSVGPPAQGNVLPQDPWLAMRLPPASPFDNFLKAAGSARC
- the LOC108987756 gene encoding protein SEMI-ROLLED LEAF 2-like isoform X1, which produces MGVISRKIFPVCGSMCVCCPALRSSSRQPVKRYKKLLSEIFPKSPDGHPSERKIAKLCEYAAKNPFRIPKIAKYLEERFYKELKYEHIKFINIVVETYSKLLGICKEQMACFAVSLLNVVTGLLDNSKQDAMKIIGCQTLTRFIYSQADGTYTHNIENLVGKVCALAREKGDEHQRLCLRASSLQCLSAMVWFMAQFSHMFVDFDEIVYGTLDNYEPDTHTEGDVERGEARHNWVEEVIRCEGRGGVVASCDTSPSWLIVRPRPEKKDPSLLTREEIETPKVWAQICIQRMVELAKESTTMRRVLDPIFIYFDSGQHWVPRQGLAVMVLSDMSYFMESSGNQQLILASLIRHLDHKNVAHDPQLKSYVIQVATALARQIRSGTSLAEIGFVCDLCRHSRKSLQATVESVGEQESNKNILLQNSIEDCLLEIAKGIGDARPLFNLMAITLEKLPSGVGSRATIGSLMILAHVISVASASSRSQQVFPEGLLVQLLKVMLHPDIEARVGAHQIFSALLIPISNHQRHEVASLTSGFLHQPRRWHSNPASASIKALLEKLRREKDSIKVEKIGSNFHDDLKERDIVEDDWKQGRVHKNSPNVYKISCIIDRTAGSTSLSDAEPHIMKFSEEQLVQLLSAFWMQASLPDNLPSNIEAIAHSFVLTLISSGLKNSNDNLVVRFFQLPLSLRNTSMDPNNGMLSPACQRSIFVLSTGMLMFAAKIYHIPDLNDFLKSSVPYDVDPYLGINDDLQVYVKPQADIREYGSVADNQLAASLLSELRSKVYKSDNVIMDILVQSLSSITELEADALTEQLSELFTPDDAFMFGPQSILEFDHNQMVPHSKKSLSFDGDFPTNSLVEDDARSEASVADLSRFIPKMPSSPSMSHIISIGQLLESALEVAGQVAGTSMTTSPLSYNTMASQCEALGTGTRKKLSNWLAHENHQSRVVDKSFPAFLADGHLALKKVTSSVGPPAQGNVLPQDPWLAMRLPPASPFDNFLKAAGSARC